A genomic stretch from Pseudomonas alkylphenolica includes:
- the napE gene encoding periplasmic nitrate reductase, NapE protein yields the protein MPSAEEQKPVRRKEALLFIFLVACLFPLLSVAIVGGYGFIIWFLQMLYGPPGPPN from the coding sequence ATGCCATCGGCTGAAGAACAAAAACCTGTACGGCGCAAGGAAGCCCTGCTGTTCATCTTCCTTGTCGCCTGCCTGTTCCCCCTGCTATCGGTGGCGATCGTCGGTGGCTACGGCTTCATCATCTGGTTTTTACAAATGCTCTACGGCCCGCCCGGGCCGCCCAACTGA